The window GGGCCTCAACGCGGCATGTGGCCGCGCCCGGAAGGAGAGACGCATGAACGCACTCGAACAGCTCAAGCAGATGACGGTCGTCGTGGCCGATACCGGCGACCTGGACGCCATCCGCCAGTACCAGCCGCAGGACTGCACCACCAACCCCAGCCTGATCCTCAAGGCTGCGTCCCTCAGCGGGTACGCGCACCTGCTTCAGGAGGCGCGCGCCATGGGCGACGTGGAAGCCGCCATCGACTTCCTCACCGTGCGCATCGGCACCGAACTCACCAAGCTCGTGCCCGGCTACGTGAGCACCGAGGTGGACGCCCGCCTGTCCTTCGACGCGGACGCCATGGTCACCAAGGCCCGCCACCTCATCGACCTGTACGCGCAGCATGGCGTGGGTAAGGAGCGCATCCTGATCAAGCTCGCCACCACCTGGGAGGGCGTGCAGGCCGCCCGTGTGCTGGAAGCCGAAGGCATTCACTGCAACCTGACGCTGGTGTTCAACCTCGCGCAGGCCATCGCCGCCGCGCAGGCGGGCGCGTACCTGCTCTCACCGTTCGTGGGGCGCATCACCGACTGGTACAAGAAGGCCGAGGGCAAGGACAGCTACCCCGTCGACGAGGACCCCGGCGTGAAGTCCGTGCGCGAGATCTACCATCACTTCAAATCCCACGGGTACGAGACCATCGTGATGGGGGCGTCCTTCCGCAGCGCGGAGCAGGTCAAGGCGCTGGCCGGCTGCGACCGCCTGACCGTCAGCCCGCAACTGCTGGGCGAACTGGCCGCCGACGAGGGCACCCTGACGCGCGTCCTGAACCCCGAACCCGCCACGCAGACCGAATCCGCCCTGAGCGAGGCGGACTTCCGCTGGGCGCTCGCCAGTGACCCCATGGCGAACGAGAAGCTCGCCGAGGGCATCCGCGGCTTCCACGCCGACACCGAGAAGCTCCGCGCGCTGCTGCGCGGCTGAGCCTCCACGCGGGCGCGGGGCGGGTAGAGTGCGGCCATGCTCTTCCCGCCCCGCGCCCGCCTGATCGACCTCTCCGCGCCGCTAAGCAACGCCACCAGCGACTTCGAGCCGAACCCTCACCGGATCACGTACGTGGACCACGCGCAGGCGGCCGAGCAGGCCCGGACGCAGCTGAACCTGCCCGCACGCACCCATTGCGGACCGCGTGCTGGCGCGCGGGCACGTCTGGAGCGTCGAGACGGTCACGCTCAGCACGCACAGCGGCACGCACCTGACCATCGATCAGGTGCCGCTGGAGTGGTGCTGGGGGCGCGGCGTGCGCCTGGACGTCCGGCACCTCCCAGCCGGAGCGGGCATCACGGCCGCGGACGTACAGGCCGCCCTGAACGCGGCCGGGCACACCCTGGAGGCCGGCGACGTGGTCCTGACCCTGACCGGCGCGAGCGCCCACTACCACGAGGCCGGGTACGAGCAGAGGCACGCCGGATACACCCGAGAGGGCATAGCGTGGGTGGTGGACCGCGGCGTGCGCCTGATCGGCATTGACGCGTGGGGCATCGACCGGCCCTTCGGCCCGCTGATTCAGGACACCCTGGCCGGGACCGCCGAGTTCTGGGAGGCGCACTTCTACGGCCTGGAGCGCCCCTACCTGCAGATTGAGAAGCTGAGCAACCTGGAAGCCCTGCCGCCCACGGGCTTCACGGTCATGGCCTTCCCGGTGAAGGTGGAGGGCGCCAGTGCCGCGTGGGCGCGGGTGGTGGCAGCCGTGCCCGAAGCGTACGCGGGAACCTGAGGGATCATGAGCCCGTACTGAAGGGCATGAGCATCCCGGACTGGCGTTTCCTGAAGTTCTGGCCTTCCCTGGCCATGGATCCGCCCCTGGCGGATGCTCAGATGTGGCAACGTCGCGCCTCGCCGGGCGCTAGGGTGCCCGGCATGGCTCCCCCTGGCCACCCGGCGTGACCGAGTTCCTGCACGTGGCGCTGTCGTTCCCGACCGCGCTGTGGTCCGCTGCGCTGACGCTGATCGCAGCGGCGGCGCTGCTGGCCCTGCTAGGCGCCATCGACGGCATCTCCGGCGCGGGTGAGGGGCTGCTTGACAGTCTGCTCGTGCGTGTCGGGCTGAACGGCGTGCCGCTGCTGCCCGTCGCGCTGGCCCTGACCCTGACCGGCTGGCTCACCTGCTACCTGGGGCAGCTGCTGCTCCTGCCGCTCATTGCGCCCACGTGGCGCGGCGTGGCCTCGGTCCTGCTGCTGCTGGGCTCGCTGGGACTGGGCGCACTGGCGGGCAGAGCGGTGGCCCGCCCGCTGCGGCGCTTCGTGCAGGGCCAGGACGCCCTGGCCCGCGCGGAGCTGCTGGGCCGCGAGGCCACCGTCGAATCCGGCATCCTCGCCGCATCGGGCCGCGTGAGCGTGCAGGACGGCGGCGCGGGCCTGATCCTCGACGCCCGCACCGATGGTCCGCCCCTTCTGCGCGGCGAGCGGGTGATCCTGGTGGCGCACGATCCGGCCACCCACGTCTTCACCGTCCGCCGCGCCGACCCCACCCCTGACGCCTGACCCGCCGACCCTGAATGATTCCCTTTCCCTGGAGGACCCATGCCTGACCTGTCCGTAGTTCTGCCCTTCCTGATCGGCGTCGTGATCGTCCTGATCGCCCTGATGATTCTCGTGGCCCTCGTGCGCGCCTTCTACGTGAAGGTCGAGCAGGGCACCGCGCTGATCGTGAACGACCTCTCCGCGCGGCCCAAGGTGCGCTTCACCGGCGCGCTGGTGGTGCCCGTGCTGTACAAGGCCGAGATCATGCGCATCAGCCTGATCACCCTGCAGGTCGACCGGCGCGGCAAGGAGGGTCTGATCTGCAAGGACAACATCCGCGCGGACATTACGGTCGCGTACTACCTGCGCGTGAACGAGACCACCGAGGACGTCCTGAAGGTCGCCAAGTCCATCGGCGCGAGCCGCGCGAGCGACCTGAACGCCGTGGACGAACTGTTCAACGCTAAATTCAGCGAGGCGCTGAAGACGGTCGGCAAGAAGTTCGACTTCATTGAGCTGTTCGAGAAGCGCGAGGAGTTCCGCGACGCGGTGGTCGCCGTGATCGGCCGCGACCTGAACGGCTACGTGCTCGAGGACGTCGCCATCGACTACCTGGAGCAGACGCCCAAGAGCATGCTCGACCAGAACAACATCATGGACGCCGAGGGCATCCGCAAGATTACGCAGCTGACCGCCGCGCAGAACATCGTCACGAACGAACTCTCGCAGAATGAGCACCTCGCCGTCACGAAGAAGAATGTCGAGACCCGCGAGGCCACCCTGGCCCTTGAGCGCCAGCAGGCCGAGGCCGAGGCGCGGCAGAAACGCGAGATCGAGACCATCCAGGCCCGCGAGAACGCCGAGACGCAGCGCGTGCGCGAGGAGCAGCGCCTGATCTCCGAGCAGGCCCGCATCCAGACGACCGAGCAGGTCGAGATCCGCGAGCAGGAACGCCAGCGGCAGGTCGAGATCGCCGAGCAGGCAAGGTTGCGCGCCATCGCCATCGAGGCCGAGCGCGTCGCCCGCGCCGCGAAGATGGAGGCCGTCACCACCGACCGCGAGGTGAAACTCCAGGAGATCGAACGCGACAAGAACGTCGAGCAGGGCGTCATGGACGTCGCGAACATCACCCGCGAACGCATCGCCATCGACAAGACGGTCGCCGTGGAGGAGGAGCGCATCAACGAGGTGCGTGAGGTGAGCGCTGCCGATCGTGCCAAGCAGGTGCGCGTCATGCAGGCCGAGGCGCAGGCGCAGGAACAGCTCGTGCAGGAGGTCAAGGCCGCCGAGGCCGCCGAGACCGCCGCCCGTCACCGCGCCAGTGAGCTGACCACCATCGCGCAGGCGGAATTCGACGCCGCGTCCCGGCAGGCCGAGGCGAAGAAGATCCTCGCGGACGCCGTCAAGGTCGAGCAGGCCGCGCCCGGGCTCGCGCAGGTCATGGTGCAGGAAGCGAACGCCAGCGCGCTGGAGAAGACCGGCGTGGCCGAGGCCCGCGTGATCGAGGTCAAGGCCGACGCGAACCTCAAACTCGGGCAGAACGAGGCCCGCGTGCTCGCCGAGCGGCTGGGCGCGCAGGCCGAAGGCGAAACCCGTCTCGGTCAGGCGAAGGCCACCGCCACTGAGGCGCTGGGCGCCGCCGAGGCGAGTGCCACCCGCGACCGCATGAACGCCGAGGCCGAAGGCCTGACCGCCAAGTTCGGCGCGATGGACCGCATGAGCGCCGACGCCCGCAGCCACGAGGAGTACCGCATGGCGCTCGAAACCAGCCTCCAGCAGGCCCTGGCGTCCATCGAGGCCGGCAAGGAGATCAGCCGCGAGAATGCCGAGGTGATCGCCGCCGCCCTGAAGAACGCGAAGATCGACCTTGTGGGCGGCGAGGGCGGCATGTTCGAGGCCCTCACCAAGGCCCTGAGCCTCGGCAAGGCGGTGGAGGGCTTCACGCAGAAGAGCCCGCTGTTCCAGAGTGTCCTGGGCCGCTTCGGCGTGAACGTCCAGCGGGAGAACCGCCCCAACTGAGTGGGGGGCCGGGGGCAGACCAGGGGCCTGCCTCCCCGCTGAGCACAGACACGCAGGCTGGACGCAGTCTCCCGGCCCCTGCCCGACCGGGTGGGGTGGGGGCGAGTGGCGCACGCGCGCGCCGGAGTGAATGGGGGAGAGGATGACGCAGGAACCACTGGCCGGAGCGGGCGCACCGGGAATCGAGACGGGCGGGACGTTCGAGGTGCTGCGCCGCCGCCTGGACGCGCTGGGCGCGCAGGTCCGAGCGGCCGCCGAGGGCCTGAACGCCGCGCGGATCGCGGAGTACGGCGACAGCCGCCTGAGTCTGCTGGGCCGCGCCCACATCCGCACCGCGCAGGCCAGCGTGGGCCGGGATCTGGTGCAGGTCGGGGACGTGATGCTGTTCGGCTTCAACGTCATGCACGGCCTGAAGGCCCGCACGGAGCTGGCGGACGTGTTCGCGCTGTACCGCCTGACGCATGACCGTGACGCCTTCGACGTGCAGCCCGCCGCGCTGGAGGAGTCGTTCCTAACCGATCCGGCGTTCGTGCGGGACTTCGAGGAACTGTACGCGTACTACCGGCACGCGCGGCTGCTGCAGCTGGAGATCCGCGGCGGGCGGCTGCTCGCGGCCTTCCAGATCGGAGAGCGCCTGACTGACAGGCGGGTGTTCCGCTGGGACCTCACGCCGGACGGCGCACGCTACCTCGACGCACGCGGCGAACGGGACCTCAGCCCGCTGCCGCCCTTCGATTTCGAGTGGACCCGCGCCGGGCGCGACCAGGAGGTCAGCGGGCGCTTCCCGCACCTGAACATCCTGGACACGCTGTTCGTGGAGACGGCGGGCGGCACGTTGACCGTGAAGGTCGAGAACAACACCGAGACTGGTGAAGGCATCTACAGCGAGCCGGTCGAGGAGCGCACGCAGGGGCTGGACGACGCCACCTTCGAGTTCGCGCGGGTGGGCCGATTGATCCTGCTGCGCGTCCTGCCGTACCGCGAGAAGACGCAGCGCGGCCTGATCTTCGACACGCTGACCGGGCGGGTCACGCGCGAGGACGCGATCACGCGCGGCTGCATGCAGCTGCCCGAGGATCACGGGATCGTCTTCCCCGGCGGGTACTACCTGCCGGGCGGCGAGCACCGCGCCTTCGAGGGTTTCACGCCCGGCATGGCCCTGGACCGCGTCGTGCGCAGCCCGAACGGTGAGGACGTGCTGTTCGTCTTCTACGATCAGGACTCGGGCCGCAGCGCTTTGTTGGTGTACAACCTGATCCGCCGCGAGGTGCAGACACCCATCAGCGCCCACGGGGACGCCGCGCTGCCCGACGGGCGCATGGTGCTGTTCCAGGCGGAGGCTGAGCCCACCCAGGTGCACGCGGTGCAGGTGTGGCAGACGCCCTTCACGAGTGACGTGTTCGCCGCGCAGCGCCCGCCCGGCACGTCGTTCCTGGGGCGGCTGGGGAACGCGGAACTCGTGCGGGGCGTGTCGAACCTGCTCGCCCTGGCCCGGGCCGCGCAGACGCCGGAGGTCACGGCCGCGCAGTACGCCGCGCTGGCCGAACAGGCCCGCCGCCTGCCCGACACGCACCACTGGCTCGACGACGATCACACGGGCGGGGCGCGCACGCTGCTGCGCGACGTTACCGCCGCAGCCGAGGCGGTGCTCGACGAGTTCGAGAAGGTGCAGGCCCTGCGCGCCCAGGCGGCGCAGACCCTCGCGGACGTGCAGGGCGCGGTCCGGCGCCGCCTGACCACCCTCGACCCGGAGGGGTGGCGCACCCTGCCGGACTTCGTGACCGCCCTGGCCGAACTGACGGCGCTACGCGCCCGGCTCCTGACTGTCCGGGACACCCGGTATATCGACCTGGGCGCCGTGGACGTACTGCTCGCGGACGTGCAGGCCGCGCATGCGCGGGTGGGCGGCGCGACCGGCTCGTACCTCGCGGACCCGGCGGCCCTGGCCCCGTTCCACGCGCAGCTCGACGCGCTGAACGCGCAGGTGGAGGCGGCGGGCACCACCCGCGACCTCGCCGCGGCGCTGGAGGGGCTGGGCACCCTGGCGACCCAACTCGACGTCCTGTCGGACCTGCTCGGCTCACTGCCCGCCGAGGACCCAGTGCAGCGCACCCAGGTCGTCGAGGGCGTCTCGGCGCTGTACGGCCGCCTGAACGGCGTGCGCGCCCGCGCCGAGGGCCAGCGCCGCAGCCTGGGAAGCGGGGAACTCACCGCGCGTTTCGCGGCGCAGCTGGCGCTACTCGCGCAGACGGTGACGGGCGCGCTAGGCGCCGCCGACACGCCCGGGAAGGCCGAGGAGGGCCTGTCCCGCGCGCTGCTGGCCCTGGAAGAGCTGGAAGGGCAATTCGGGGAGCACGAGGCGTTCCTGCCGGACATCCTCGCGCGCCGCGAAGAGACCGTGGAAGCCTTCGAGTCGCGCCGTCAGGTGCTGCTCGACGAGCGCCAGCGCCGCGCGCAGGGCGTCGCCGACGCCGCCGACCGCATCCTCTCGGGCCTCCCGGCCCGCGCCGCGCGCCTGACCGATCAGGACGCCCTGAACGGCTTCTTCGCCGGGGACGCGCTCGTGCTGAAACTGCGCGACCTCACCCAGAAACTGATCGAGCTGGGCGACAGCGTCCGCGCCGGGGACATTGAGGCCCGCCTGAAGGCCGCGCGTGATCAGGCGCTGCGGACCCTTCGCGACCGCGCCGACCTCGAAGGGGACGGCGGCGCGCTGATCCGCCTGGGCCGCCACCGCTTCAGCGTGAACACCCAGACGCTGGACCTGACGCTGCTGCCGCGCGGCGATCACCTCGCGCTGCACCTGACCGGCACGCAGTTCATGGAACCGCTGCGCGACCCGGCGCTCGACGCGGGCCGCGCGTACTGGGACGTGACGCTGGAGAGCGAATCCCCGGCCCTGTCCCGCGCGGAATTCCTGGCCGGGGAGGTCCTGGCCGCCGCGCGGGCGGAACAGGAGGGCCTGACCCTGGACGCGCTGCGCGGCATGACCGATGCGCAGCGCGCCGGAGCGGTCGCCACGTTCGCCGCCGCCCGCTATCGCCAGGGCTTCCAGCGCGGCGTGCACGACCACGACGCTGCGCTGATCCTGAACGCGTTGCTGCCGCTGCTGGACGCCGCCGGCCCGCTCGTCGCCCCGCCGGGGGCGCGCGCGCTGGCCGCCGCGTTCTGGGCGCAGGCCGACGCGACCTGGACGGCGCGCCTGTCCTCCGCACGGGCGGTGCAGGCGCTGCTGGGCAGTGGCGCGGCCCTCGCGGACGCCCGCACGGCCCTGGAGGGCGCGCTGCGCGAGTTCCTGACCCGCGTGCCCCTTCCTGTGCCCGACGCCGTGATCCCGGAGGCCGCCGCGTTCCTGACCGAGGCCGCACCGGACGTGGGCGGCGCCTTCCCGTTCACGCAGGCCGCCGCCGACCTGAACGCGGCGCTGGACTGGCAGCTGCGCGCCGCCGGGCACCACGACGCCCTGCGCGTCAGCCTGGACGCCCTGCGGGACGACCCGGTCCAGGCGTGGACGCTTACGCGCGCGTGGCTGGACGCCCTGACCGGCCGGGACGACGCCCGCGCCCTGGCGCGCTTCGTGCCAGAAGCGGTAGCGCTGCGCCTGTATGGGGACGCCCTGCGCGCCCAGCCGCGCCCCGTCACGCTGGACACGACCGTCACCGGCCTCCTGAGCGACCACCCGCGCCTCCAGGGCGGTACGCTGCACCTCCAAGCGGACGACCTGCTCGCCCGGCTCGCCGCGCACGCCCTCACCTTCCTGCCGGGCCTGCAGGCCTTCCAGGCGCAGCGGCAGGCGGTCCTGACCCGCGAACGGGCGCGGCTGCGCCTCGCGGAATTCCAGCCGCGCCCGCTGACGTCCTTCGTGCGCAACCGCCTGATCACCGACGTGTACCTCCCGCTGATCGGGGACAACCTCGCCAAGCAGATCGGCGCGGCCGGGGACGGCAAACGCAGCGACCTGATGGGCCTGCTGCTGCTCATCTCCCCGCCCGGCTACGGCAAGACCACCCTGATGGAGTACGTCGCGCACCGCCTGGGGCTCGTGTTCGTGCGCGTGAACGGCCCCAGCCTGGGCCACGCTGTCCGCTCCCTCGACCCGGCGCAGGCGCCGGACGCCGCCAGCCGGCAGGAACTGGAGAAACTCAACCTCGCGCTGGAGATGGGCGGGAACGTCATGCTGTACGTGGACGACATCCAGCACACCCACCCGGAATTCCTGCAGAAGTTCATCGCCCTGACCGACGGCACCCGCCGCATTGAGGGCGTCTGGAACGGCGAGCCGCGCACCTACGACCTGCGCGG of the Deinococcus radiotolerans genome contains:
- the tal gene encoding transaldolase yields the protein MNALEQLKQMTVVVADTGDLDAIRQYQPQDCTTNPSLILKAASLSGYAHLLQEARAMGDVEAAIDFLTVRIGTELTKLVPGYVSTEVDARLSFDADAMVTKARHLIDLYAQHGVGKERILIKLATTWEGVQAARVLEAEGIHCNLTLVFNLAQAIAAAQAGAYLLSPFVGRITDWYKKAEGKDSYPVDEDPGVKSVREIYHHFKSHGYETIVMGASFRSAEQVKALAGCDRLTVSPQLLGELAADEGTLTRVLNPEPATQTESALSEADFRWALASDPMANEKLAEGIRGFHADTEKLRALLRG
- a CDS encoding cyclase family protein; the protein is MLARGHVWSVETVTLSTHSGTHLTIDQVPLEWCWGRGVRLDVRHLPAGAGITAADVQAALNAAGHTLEAGDVVLTLTGASAHYHEAGYEQRHAGYTREGIAWVVDRGVRLIGIDAWGIDRPFGPLIQDTLAGTAEFWEAHFYGLERPYLQIEKLSNLEALPPTGFTVMAFPVKVEGASAAWARVVAAVPEAYAGT
- a CDS encoding NfeD family protein, which translates into the protein MTEFLHVALSFPTALWSAALTLIAAAALLALLGAIDGISGAGEGLLDSLLVRVGLNGVPLLPVALALTLTGWLTCYLGQLLLLPLIAPTWRGVASVLLLLGSLGLGALAGRAVARPLRRFVQGQDALARAELLGREATVESGILAASGRVSVQDGGAGLILDARTDGPPLLRGERVILVAHDPATHVFTVRRADPTPDA
- a CDS encoding DNA repair ATPase, with protein sequence MTQEPLAGAGAPGIETGGTFEVLRRRLDALGAQVRAAAEGLNAARIAEYGDSRLSLLGRAHIRTAQASVGRDLVQVGDVMLFGFNVMHGLKARTELADVFALYRLTHDRDAFDVQPAALEESFLTDPAFVRDFEELYAYYRHARLLQLEIRGGRLLAAFQIGERLTDRRVFRWDLTPDGARYLDARGERDLSPLPPFDFEWTRAGRDQEVSGRFPHLNILDTLFVETAGGTLTVKVENNTETGEGIYSEPVEERTQGLDDATFEFARVGRLILLRVLPYREKTQRGLIFDTLTGRVTREDAITRGCMQLPEDHGIVFPGGYYLPGGEHRAFEGFTPGMALDRVVRSPNGEDVLFVFYDQDSGRSALLVYNLIRREVQTPISAHGDAALPDGRMVLFQAEAEPTQVHAVQVWQTPFTSDVFAAQRPPGTSFLGRLGNAELVRGVSNLLALARAAQTPEVTAAQYAALAEQARRLPDTHHWLDDDHTGGARTLLRDVTAAAEAVLDEFEKVQALRAQAAQTLADVQGAVRRRLTTLDPEGWRTLPDFVTALAELTALRARLLTVRDTRYIDLGAVDVLLADVQAAHARVGGATGSYLADPAALAPFHAQLDALNAQVEAAGTTRDLAAALEGLGTLATQLDVLSDLLGSLPAEDPVQRTQVVEGVSALYGRLNGVRARAEGQRRSLGSGELTARFAAQLALLAQTVTGALGAADTPGKAEEGLSRALLALEELEGQFGEHEAFLPDILARREETVEAFESRRQVLLDERQRRAQGVADAADRILSGLPARAARLTDQDALNGFFAGDALVLKLRDLTQKLIELGDSVRAGDIEARLKAARDQALRTLRDRADLEGDGGALIRLGRHRFSVNTQTLDLTLLPRGDHLALHLTGTQFMEPLRDPALDAGRAYWDVTLESESPALSRAEFLAGEVLAAARAEQEGLTLDALRGMTDAQRAGAVATFAAARYRQGFQRGVHDHDAALILNALLPLLDAAGPLVAPPGARALAAAFWAQADATWTARLSSARAVQALLGSGAALADARTALEGALREFLTRVPLPVPDAVIPEAAAFLTEAAPDVGGAFPFTQAAADLNAALDWQLRAAGHHDALRVSLDALRDDPVQAWTLTRAWLDALTGRDDARALARFVPEAVALRLYGDALRAQPRPVTLDTTVTGLLSDHPRLQGGTLHLQADDLLARLAAHALTFLPGLQAFQAQRQAVLTRERARLRLAEFQPRPLTSFVRNRLITDVYLPLIGDNLAKQIGAAGDGKRSDLMGLLLLISPPGYGKTTLMEYVAHRLGLVFVRVNGPSLGHAVRSLDPAQAPDAASRQELEKLNLALEMGGNVMLYVDDIQHTHPEFLQKFIALTDGTRRIEGVWNGEPRTYDLRGRRFAVVMAGNPYTETGEVFRIPDMLANRADVYNLGDVLGGMQDAFLLSYVENSLTSSAVLAPLAGRDLADIPKLVARAQGHEDPGELSHPYSEAELMEILATLRLLLRARDTLARVNAAYIASAAQADRDRTEPPFKLQGSYRNMNKIAEKLSPVMNDAELDGVISDHYRGEAQLLTTGAEENLLKLAELRGTLSAEQAARWAQIRENSARERRMGAADGDTGARMVAQLADIAGGLDRLSLPQTVPAPQSLPPAPPAEPLAAQLEPLLSPLLAALRDRPGPATQAEIPDPLAEVVTPLITALASVVQGQQATNAAVQDLAEVIRRRQTVVRTSAPPPASAGRPEDR